One part of the Arthrobacter sp. EM1 genome encodes these proteins:
- a CDS encoding NAD-dependent epimerase/dehydratase family protein, producing MSQHVSPEAEASTLFVVTGAGPVGWTVAAQLAAEGHRVRVLTRSGSGPDHPRIEKMAVNVANPAQLGELFRGAHAVFHCIHGSQYSAKAWAEELPGAEQSVLAAAGEAGAVVVFPESLYSYSAPERPMTEAGPRAAEGGKRGVRTALLAARAASETDTVSVVASDFFGPRVRGAHAGERMVKPVLAGTPLVVIGKASLPHSFTYVPDLAAAMIRAAQDPALWNRVWHAPTGTAVSQRQIARAFAAAAGGRAPRVAAVPGWVLRIIGRFSPGTQELVETLYQFEQPFVLDSHASEAAMGLRPTPLEEAAAATIAWWGGQGR from the coding sequence ATGTCCCAGCACGTATCCCCGGAGGCAGAAGCCTCTACCTTATTTGTCGTCACCGGCGCCGGGCCGGTCGGCTGGACGGTTGCCGCACAGCTTGCAGCGGAAGGCCATCGGGTTCGGGTGCTTACCCGGTCCGGCAGCGGACCCGACCATCCCCGGATCGAAAAGATGGCCGTGAACGTGGCCAATCCGGCGCAACTTGGCGAACTGTTCCGCGGCGCCCACGCCGTGTTCCACTGCATTCACGGCTCCCAATACAGCGCAAAGGCATGGGCGGAGGAATTGCCGGGCGCAGAGCAGTCGGTTCTTGCCGCGGCGGGCGAGGCTGGCGCGGTCGTCGTTTTTCCGGAAAGCCTGTACTCCTACAGCGCTCCGGAGCGCCCGATGACGGAGGCCGGCCCCCGCGCGGCTGAGGGCGGCAAGCGCGGGGTGCGGACCGCACTTCTGGCCGCCCGCGCGGCGTCCGAGACGGACACCGTGAGCGTGGTCGCAAGCGACTTCTTCGGCCCCCGGGTGCGCGGCGCACATGCGGGCGAGCGAATGGTGAAGCCGGTGCTGGCGGGCACACCGCTGGTGGTCATCGGCAAGGCATCCCTACCGCACTCCTTCACCTACGTGCCCGACCTGGCCGCCGCGATGATCCGGGCGGCGCAGGACCCAGCGCTGTGGAACCGGGTGTGGCATGCACCCACCGGCACCGCGGTGAGCCAGCGGCAGATCGCCCGCGCGTTCGCCGCAGCCGCCGGCGGTCGGGCGCCGCGGGTGGCCGCTGTGCCCGGCTGGGTTCTGCGGATCATTGGCCGGTTTTCCCCGGGAACGCAGGAACTGGTCGAAACCCTGTACCAGTTTGAGCAGCCGTTTGTGCTGGACTCACACGCCAGCGAGGCGGCCATGGGACTGCGGCCCACGCCGCTGGAGGAAGCAGCCGCCGCCACAATTGCCTGGTGGGGGGGCCAGGGACGGTAG
- a CDS encoding MMPL family transporter translates to MTKTSQGSTRVPFWLRWLVPVLLVITWLAIAGIGGPTFGRLSEVSSNDQASFLPAGAEATEAQDWQAKFRDSKEIPAVIVIENDAAFTPAQLGEAAALKGKLEALGAGSTVVGPIPSKDAKAVQFVVPIGSSDEVKQVVQELRDEVQASAPAGMRTFVTGPAGLTADLVSAFAGIDGILLLVALGAVFLILLIVYRSLLLPITVLFTSVFALTAAILLVFGMAKLGWIQLNGQSQGILSILVIGAATDYALLYVARFREALTHTTNRTAAALTAWKAAWEPILASGATVIIALLCLLFSDLNSNKALGPVAAAGILCSLLAALTLLPALMALLGRTAFWPFRPKLLPETEREPELVTGLEGQKGLWRATGSLVSRRPRAVWITSVLLLLAASAGVLQLKANGVPQTDVILTASNAVDGQDALARHFDAGSGSPAVIVADESKAQDVLDKTKATDSVGDAYLLADGGVPITGAPAAPGAPAAPSTPSVRDGKVLINATLNFAADSNEAENVVVDLRRELKKTDPGALVGGVTATALDTNTTAQRDLVTIIPVVLAVILLILMLLLRSVLAPVLLVASVVLSYGAAMGVSAFVFNNIFGFPGADATVPLFGFVFLVALGVDYNIFLMSRVREESLKHGTRAGILRGLAVTGGVITSAGVVLAATFAALGIIPIMFLAQLAFIVAFGVLLDTILVRSLLIPALAYDIGPRIWWPGKLGRTGTRSAARAEPAAPEAASAEAGIR, encoded by the coding sequence ATGACCAAGACATCACAGGGCAGTACCCGCGTCCCCTTCTGGCTGCGCTGGCTGGTTCCCGTCCTCCTTGTTATTACCTGGCTGGCCATCGCCGGGATCGGCGGTCCGACCTTTGGCCGGCTGAGCGAGGTCTCCTCGAATGACCAGGCCTCCTTCCTGCCGGCGGGAGCCGAAGCCACGGAGGCCCAGGACTGGCAGGCCAAGTTCCGGGACTCCAAGGAAATACCTGCAGTCATCGTCATTGAGAACGACGCAGCCTTCACCCCGGCCCAGCTCGGCGAGGCGGCGGCGCTTAAGGGCAAGCTGGAAGCGCTCGGCGCCGGCAGCACAGTCGTGGGGCCCATCCCGTCAAAGGATGCCAAAGCGGTGCAGTTTGTGGTGCCGATCGGCTCATCCGACGAGGTGAAACAAGTGGTCCAGGAACTCCGCGACGAAGTACAGGCATCTGCTCCGGCGGGAATGCGGACCTTCGTCACCGGACCGGCCGGGCTTACCGCGGACCTGGTCAGCGCCTTCGCCGGCATTGACGGCATTCTGCTGCTCGTGGCCCTTGGCGCGGTGTTCCTGATTCTGCTGATTGTCTACCGCTCGCTGCTGCTGCCGATCACGGTGCTGTTCACCTCGGTTTTTGCCCTCACCGCCGCTATCCTGCTCGTCTTCGGCATGGCCAAACTCGGCTGGATCCAGCTCAACGGGCAGAGCCAGGGCATCCTGTCCATCCTGGTGATCGGTGCAGCCACGGACTACGCGCTGCTCTATGTGGCGCGCTTCCGTGAGGCCCTGACGCACACCACCAACCGCACTGCCGCCGCCCTCACCGCGTGGAAGGCGGCCTGGGAGCCGATCCTGGCGTCCGGCGCCACGGTTATCATCGCCCTCCTGTGCCTGCTGTTCTCGGACCTTAACTCGAACAAGGCCCTCGGCCCGGTGGCGGCGGCCGGCATCCTGTGCTCGCTCCTGGCGGCCCTGACCCTGCTCCCCGCGCTGATGGCGCTGCTGGGCCGGACTGCGTTCTGGCCTTTCCGGCCCAAGCTGCTGCCGGAGACCGAGCGCGAGCCCGAGCTCGTCACAGGACTCGAGGGCCAGAAGGGCCTGTGGCGCGCGACCGGTTCTCTTGTTTCACGCCGGCCCCGGGCCGTCTGGATCACCTCTGTGCTGCTGCTGCTGGCAGCATCCGCCGGCGTCCTGCAGCTCAAGGCAAACGGCGTCCCGCAGACCGACGTCATCCTCACTGCCTCCAACGCGGTGGACGGGCAGGACGCCCTGGCGCGGCACTTCGACGCCGGTTCCGGCAGTCCCGCCGTGATCGTCGCCGACGAATCGAAGGCCCAGGACGTACTGGACAAGACCAAAGCCACTGACAGTGTGGGGGATGCCTACCTGCTGGCCGACGGCGGAGTGCCGATCACCGGCGCGCCAGCGGCCCCGGGTGCGCCCGCGGCACCGTCGACTCCTTCGGTCCGGGACGGCAAGGTCCTGATCAACGCGACACTGAACTTCGCGGCGGACTCCAACGAGGCCGAGAACGTTGTTGTCGATCTGCGCCGGGAACTCAAGAAGACCGACCCCGGTGCACTCGTCGGCGGCGTCACCGCGACGGCCCTGGACACCAACACCACGGCCCAGCGCGACCTCGTCACCATCATCCCGGTGGTCCTCGCGGTCATCCTCCTGATCCTGATGCTGCTGCTGCGCTCGGTGCTGGCGCCGGTCCTGCTGGTCGCCTCGGTGGTCCTGTCCTACGGCGCCGCGATGGGAGTCTCCGCCTTCGTATTCAACAACATCTTCGGATTCCCGGGAGCAGACGCCACCGTTCCGCTGTTCGGCTTCGTTTTCCTCGTGGCACTGGGTGTTGACTACAACATCTTCCTGATGAGCCGGGTCCGCGAGGAATCCCTTAAGCACGGCACCCGGGCCGGCATCCTGCGCGGCCTGGCCGTCACGGGCGGCGTTATCACCTCCGCCGGCGTGGTGCTTGCTGCCACCTTCGCCGCCTTGGGCATCATCCCGATCATGTTCCTGGCGCAGTTGGCCTTCATCGTGGCCTTCGGAGTGCTGCTGGACACCATCCTGGTCCGCTCACTCCTGATCCCCGCCCTGGCCTACGACATCGGCCCGCGAATCTGGTGGCCAGGCAAGCTGGGACGCACCGGGACGCGCTCCGCCGCTCGCGCGGAGCCGGCCGCCCCCGAGGCGGCGTCAGCGGAGGCAGGAATCCGCTAG
- a CDS encoding MarR family transcriptional regulator, whose protein sequence is MRVDPPELPGPQGPPPLVRLLQEFSLEANRYVDSAGGRNDMHRTDLNALGVIMQHTARNQIVTPGVLRKELHLSSPATTALIDRLHSSGHVVRERQGPDRRQVQLRMTPKAYRDGGAMFQPLARQMAAAMAEFTPAELDVATRFMASMIEATVRAGQEAAQQPAPSPADPR, encoded by the coding sequence GTGAGAGTTGACCCGCCGGAACTCCCCGGGCCCCAGGGTCCGCCTCCGCTGGTGCGTCTCCTTCAGGAGTTCAGCCTCGAGGCCAACCGCTATGTGGATTCCGCCGGCGGCCGCAACGACATGCACCGGACGGACCTCAATGCCTTGGGTGTGATCATGCAGCACACCGCGAGGAACCAGATTGTCACGCCCGGAGTGCTCCGCAAGGAACTCCACCTGAGCTCACCCGCCACCACCGCCCTGATTGATCGGCTGCACAGTTCCGGCCACGTGGTCCGCGAACGGCAAGGCCCGGACCGCCGCCAGGTCCAGCTCAGGATGACCCCCAAGGCCTACCGCGACGGCGGCGCCATGTTCCAGCCGCTGGCCCGGCAGATGGCGGCCGCGATGGCCGAATTCACTCCGGCGGAACTGGACGTCGCGACGCGGTTCATGGCCTCGATGATCGAGGCGACGGTCAGGGCCGGCCAAGAGGCCGCGCAACAGCCGGCACCGTCTCCCGCCGACCCGCGCTAG
- a CDS encoding amino acid permease, translated as MKTNSSKQAGLGLFRATGIYVGAILGSGILVLPAIAAKEAGPASLLAWTLLLVFCTPVAFSFAEMSRQQPDAGGIAHFVTRAYGRRASAVAGYLFYFAIPFGAPATALIGGNYIAHALGGGRGTALVAAALLLAAAFASNAVGIRMSSGIQLVLMVLLVGLLALAIALAAPFARAENFEPFAPHGYWAVGGVASLLFFCFAGWEAVTHIAGEFRHPDRDLKRATWLTLIVVGLVYLGVVSASLAVLGPALPGSDVPIAQLLEKGLGGLAAPLTAVAAAVLTFGPVNTFVAGASRLGASLASDGVLPRLLARGAGPGEVPTASLALLGVMTLLSFGAAAAGLGDMQFQIGAASACFTAVTAFGLFAGIRLLPARTPAWCGVIVAAAVMLAVLLFSGWALVVPLGLAVAAILAGRRAGPEVLPMGRSKMPTSAGRRETVPAVARPLGRP; from the coding sequence GTGAAAACCAACAGCAGCAAGCAGGCAGGGCTCGGCCTGTTCCGGGCCACCGGCATCTACGTCGGGGCAATCCTGGGCTCGGGCATCCTGGTCCTTCCGGCCATCGCCGCCAAGGAGGCCGGGCCGGCGTCGCTCCTGGCCTGGACCCTGCTGCTGGTGTTCTGCACCCCCGTGGCCTTCAGTTTCGCTGAGATGAGCCGCCAGCAGCCCGACGCCGGCGGAATTGCCCACTTCGTCACGCGTGCCTACGGGCGCCGCGCCTCGGCCGTGGCGGGCTACCTCTTCTACTTCGCCATTCCGTTCGGTGCCCCGGCGACGGCCTTGATTGGCGGGAACTACATCGCCCACGCGCTGGGCGGCGGCCGCGGGACGGCGTTGGTGGCCGCTGCCTTGCTGCTGGCCGCCGCCTTCGCGAGCAACGCCGTCGGGATCCGGATGTCCAGCGGCATCCAGCTGGTGCTGATGGTGCTGCTCGTCGGACTGCTGGCACTGGCCATCGCGCTGGCTGCGCCGTTTGCCCGGGCGGAGAACTTCGAACCGTTCGCGCCGCACGGCTACTGGGCCGTGGGCGGCGTGGCCAGCCTGCTCTTCTTCTGCTTCGCCGGCTGGGAGGCGGTCACACACATCGCCGGGGAGTTCCGCCACCCGGACCGTGACCTCAAACGGGCCACCTGGCTCACCCTGATCGTGGTCGGTCTGGTCTATCTCGGCGTCGTCTCGGCCTCGCTCGCAGTGCTGGGTCCAGCCCTTCCGGGCAGCGACGTGCCGATCGCGCAACTGCTTGAGAAGGGACTCGGCGGACTCGCGGCGCCGCTGACCGCCGTCGCCGCCGCGGTGCTGACTTTCGGCCCGGTCAACACCTTTGTTGCCGGCGCCAGCCGGCTGGGGGCAAGCCTGGCGTCCGACGGCGTTCTGCCGCGGCTCCTTGCGCGGGGTGCCGGTCCGGGGGAGGTGCCCACGGCCAGCCTGGCACTGCTGGGCGTGATGACGTTGCTGTCCTTCGGGGCGGCGGCAGCCGGGCTGGGCGACATGCAGTTCCAGATCGGGGCGGCGTCGGCCTGTTTCACCGCCGTGACCGCGTTTGGACTGTTCGCCGGGATTCGTTTGCTGCCCGCACGGACGCCGGCCTGGTGCGGGGTTATTGTGGCCGCTGCTGTGATGCTCGCCGTGCTGCTTTTCAGCGGCTGGGCACTGGTGGTCCCGCTCGGGCTGGCCGTGGCCGCCATCTTGGCCGGCAGGCGGGCCGGCCCGGAGGTGTTGCCGATGGGGCGCTCGAAAATGCCAACTAGCGCGGGTCGGCGGGAGACGGTGCCGGCTGTTGCGCGGCCTCTTGGCCGGCCCTGA
- a CDS encoding class I SAM-dependent methyltransferase, whose product MSAQQPEDVYSHGHHESVVRAHASRTAENSAAFVIPHLTPGVSVLDVGCGPGSITCDFAGLAAPGKVTGLDRSPEVVSQGTALAAERGVQNVEFVAGNIYDLDFEDEAFDVVHAHQVLQHLTDPVAALREMRRVAKPGGIVAVRDADFHGMSWYPAVPELDEWMELYQRIARRNGAEPDAGRRLVSWAQSAGFTDVAPSSSNWLYATGQQRRWQARVWGERVLHSAFADQALEYGFANAADLARISAGWHRWGSTDDGWFLIPNGEVIARA is encoded by the coding sequence ATGAGTGCGCAGCAGCCTGAAGATGTGTACAGCCACGGCCACCACGAGTCGGTGGTCCGCGCCCACGCCTCCCGGACAGCGGAGAACTCCGCGGCGTTTGTGATCCCGCACCTGACCCCGGGGGTTTCGGTGCTCGACGTCGGCTGCGGGCCGGGCAGCATCACGTGCGATTTCGCCGGACTCGCCGCCCCCGGGAAGGTCACCGGACTGGACCGCTCGCCCGAGGTGGTCAGCCAGGGGACCGCCCTCGCTGCGGAGCGCGGCGTGCAGAACGTCGAGTTCGTGGCCGGCAACATCTACGACCTCGACTTCGAGGACGAGGCGTTCGACGTTGTGCACGCCCACCAGGTCCTGCAGCACCTCACGGACCCGGTGGCCGCCCTGCGGGAAATGCGCCGCGTCGCCAAGCCCGGCGGGATCGTGGCGGTGCGCGACGCCGATTTCCACGGCATGAGCTGGTACCCGGCCGTCCCCGAGCTGGATGAATGGATGGAGCTCTACCAACGGATCGCACGACGCAACGGGGCGGAGCCCGACGCTGGCCGCCGCCTGGTTTCGTGGGCCCAGTCCGCCGGGTTCACCGACGTCGCGCCCTCCAGCAGCAACTGGCTCTACGCCACCGGCCAGCAGCGCCGTTGGCAGGCCCGGGTGTGGGGCGAACGCGTGCTGCACTCGGCATTCGCGGACCAGGCACTCGAATACGGCTTCGCCAACGCCGCCGACCTTGCCCGGATTTCGGCCGGCTGGCACCGCTGGGGTTCCACGGACGACGGCTGGTTCCTGATCCCCAACGGCGAAGTGATCGCCCGGGCGTGA
- a CDS encoding dihydrofolate reductase family protein produces the protein MRNVTAGLFSSVDGVVEDPFLWQFDSFDEELGAGMNEMMGRIDTGLLGRVGYQQWAEYWPNAEADADFGGFINPLPKYVASRTLTGELAWQNSQLIAGPLEDFVAGLKDGDGGDIGVFSSISLARQLFFAGLLDSLMLIVHPVITGNGRRLFADGDPLTRLELQSSQQTSKGNMILSYGLRGS, from the coding sequence ATGCGCAACGTGACGGCCGGCCTGTTCAGTTCCGTGGACGGCGTGGTGGAAGACCCGTTCCTGTGGCAATTCGACAGCTTCGATGAGGAGCTGGGCGCGGGGATGAACGAGATGATGGGCCGGATCGATACCGGGCTCCTGGGCCGCGTCGGGTACCAGCAATGGGCGGAGTACTGGCCGAACGCCGAAGCCGACGCCGACTTCGGCGGGTTCATCAACCCGCTGCCCAAATATGTGGCGTCCCGCACCCTGACCGGCGAGCTGGCGTGGCAGAACTCGCAGCTGATCGCGGGGCCGCTGGAGGATTTCGTCGCGGGCCTGAAGGACGGCGACGGCGGCGACATCGGCGTGTTCAGTAGCATCTCGCTGGCCCGCCAACTGTTCTTCGCCGGGCTGCTCGACAGCCTGATGCTGATCGTCCATCCCGTGATCACGGGCAATGGCCGCAGGCTCTTCGCCGACGGCGATCCGCTGACCCGGCTTGAGCTGCAGTCGTCCCAGCAGACGAGCAAGGGCAACATGATTCTGAGCTACGGCCTGCGCGGCAGCTGA